One segment of Thermincola ferriacetica DNA contains the following:
- the cbiQ gene encoding cobalt ECF transporter T component CbiQ, with product MLNIDQLAYSNRLRYVHPVEKFIFSIVTMGLCLAFTSIHLYAAVVVLMGFGVLALARIPWQVYLRLMLLPAGFLFIGVLTVIISVGGTGYDWIYRWNLGPLSLGIRHTDLVLGLNIFGKALAAVSCLYFLSLTTPMVEMISVLKRLRVPALFIELMGLVYRFIFVLMETAQKIHTSQSSRCGYATLATSYRSTSQLISSLFAKSFQRSSMLFTALTARGYTGDLQVLEPEFNYSKRNIGMIVLIELGLLFTALMFGGSVL from the coding sequence AAGATACGTGCATCCTGTAGAAAAATTTATCTTCAGTATCGTCACCATGGGGCTTTGCCTGGCCTTTACTTCCATTCACCTCTACGCAGCAGTCGTGGTTTTAATGGGCTTCGGGGTATTGGCGTTGGCGCGAATACCTTGGCAGGTTTATCTAAGATTAATGCTGTTACCCGCCGGTTTTCTGTTTATAGGTGTGTTGACGGTGATAATAAGTGTAGGTGGTACCGGTTACGACTGGATTTACCGTTGGAATCTCGGACCCTTATCCTTGGGGATACGCCACACTGACCTGGTTTTGGGGTTAAATATTTTTGGAAAAGCGTTGGCTGCCGTATCCTGTCTGTATTTTTTATCTCTTACCACCCCAATGGTAGAAATGATTTCGGTGCTGAAGAGACTCAGGGTTCCGGCCTTATTCATTGAACTTATGGGATTGGTATACCGGTTCATTTTTGTGCTGATGGAAACGGCCCAAAAGATACATACCAGTCAATCATCCAGGTGCGGATATGCTACCTTGGCCACTTCTTACCGATCCACCAGCCAGCTTATATCATCTTTGTTTGCCAAGTCTTTTCAAAGGTCATCTATGCTTTTTACAGCATTGACGGCCAGGGGCTATACCGGCGACTTGCAGGTTTTGGAGCCGGAATTTAACTATTCCAAACGGAACATCGGTATGATAGTATTGATTGAACTTGGATTGCTTTTTACAGCCTTAATGTTTGGGGGCAGTGTGTTATGA
- a CDS encoding energy-coupling factor ABC transporter ATP-binding protein yields the protein MNEYIIEAEELEFTYPDGTRALKGASLRIRRGAKIALLGSNGAGKSTLFLHFNGILKPQKGKLRFNGVEVKYDKKSLLQLRKDVGVVFQDPDTQLFSASVYQEISFGPLNMGLSRETAREKVLQAMEDTGISELKDKPTHFLSYGQKKRVSIADVLAMDPKVIIADEPTVWLDPKHAKQIECLFRDINEKGTTVIISTHDVDLAYAWADYIFVIHEGKIIGEGNPEDIFADDILIRKAGLERPWILDITGLLIEKGFLTNKTPYPRNKKELIKMINCTKYLGGTENQYDLSTFRDEGRDANYIPVGRTRK from the coding sequence ATGAACGAATATATTATCGAGGCAGAAGAACTGGAATTCACCTATCCTGACGGTACGCGGGCATTAAAAGGAGCCTCTCTTCGTATCAGGAGAGGGGCCAAAATTGCTTTGTTGGGGTCCAACGGCGCCGGAAAATCAACTTTGTTTCTTCATTTTAACGGTATTTTAAAACCCCAAAAAGGGAAGCTGCGTTTTAACGGAGTTGAAGTCAAGTACGACAAAAAATCGCTGTTGCAGTTGCGTAAAGATGTGGGGGTTGTTTTTCAGGACCCTGACACACAATTATTTTCCGCCAGTGTATACCAGGAAATATCTTTCGGGCCTTTAAACATGGGGCTGTCCAGGGAAACTGCCAGGGAAAAGGTCCTGCAGGCCATGGAGGATACGGGTATCAGTGAACTTAAAGATAAACCTACTCATTTCCTGAGTTACGGGCAAAAAAAGCGGGTATCCATAGCCGATGTGCTGGCTATGGACCCTAAAGTGATAATTGCCGACGAGCCGACCGTCTGGCTTGACCCTAAACACGCCAAACAGATAGAGTGCTTGTTCAGGGATATAAACGAAAAAGGAACAACTGTGATCATTTCTACCCACGATGTGGATTTGGCTTATGCATGGGCTGATTATATTTTCGTCATACACGAAGGGAAAATCATCGGTGAAGGGAATCCAGAAGACATATTTGCTGACGATATTTTAATCAGGAAAGCCGGACTTGAACGCCCCTGGATACTGGATATAACCGGTCTTTTGATAGAAAAGGGTTTCTTAACCAATAAAACGCCATATCCCCGCAATAAAAAGGAACTCATCAAAATGATCAACTGCACTAAATACCTGGGAGGGACAGAAAACCAATATGATCTTAGTACTTTCAGGGACGAAGGAAGGGACGCAAATTATATCCCAGTTGGCCGTACAAGGAAATGA
- the cobK gene encoding precorrin-6A reductase: MILVLSGTKEGTQIISQLAVQGNEIYAVTATAHGTKTASGIPGVKAVEPAILINNFYRFCADKKISVIIDATHPFPGNLSKMAKEVCQQQDLPYIRLVREETDLPDHPLINPVYSWEEAASKAAQFGDTIFLTTGSNNLEGFLENEHIKGKRVVVRVLPDWKVIQKCQNLGLTPKDIVAMQGPFSKEMNRQQFKMYNASVIITKDSGKAGGTDTKVSAALSLGLPVVVIKRERQKEKFEVTDYDSLYKLMQKLKLL; this comes from the coding sequence ATGATCTTAGTACTTTCAGGGACGAAGGAAGGGACGCAAATTATATCCCAGTTGGCCGTACAAGGAAATGAGATTTATGCTGTGACAGCTACCGCCCACGGAACAAAAACTGCTTCCGGTATCCCTGGAGTCAAGGCTGTGGAACCCGCTATTTTGATAAATAATTTTTACCGGTTTTGTGCCGACAAAAAAATTTCGGTAATTATAGATGCCACCCACCCGTTTCCCGGTAATTTGTCTAAAATGGCTAAGGAAGTCTGCCAGCAGCAGGATCTACCTTATATCAGGCTTGTGCGGGAAGAAACGGATTTACCCGATCATCCTTTAATAAATCCTGTTTACTCATGGGAAGAAGCAGCCAGTAAGGCTGCTCAGTTTGGTGATACCATATTTCTTACAACAGGGAGCAATAACCTGGAAGGTTTTCTTGAAAATGAACATATTAAAGGGAAAAGGGTGGTAGTAAGGGTACTGCCCGACTGGAAAGTTATCCAGAAATGTCAAAACCTTGGCCTGACACCCAAGGATATTGTCGCCATGCAGGGGCCCTTTTCAAAAGAGATGAACAGGCAGCAGTTCAAGATGTATAACGCTTCGGTTATCATAACAAAAGACAGCGGCAAGGCAGGCGGGACAGATACCAAGGTTTCAGCTGCTTTGTCCCTGGGGCTGCCGGTAGTGGTAATTAAGCGTGAGCGGCAGAAAGAAAAATTTGAAGTAACCGACTATGACAGCCTTTATAAGTTGATGCAAAAACTTAAATTGCTTTAG
- a CDS encoding NAD(P)H-dependent oxidoreductase, producing MKALIVFAHPNPNSYNAAVLETVKKALEQQKVSYEIKDLYRMNWNPLLSTEDLQKVYQGQVPADIAGEQEAVRQADTLVFIYPIWWFEQPAILKGWIDRVLSHGFAYRQTEQGMVEGLLKGKSAMVITTSGADEENMRKNGILDAINTCMVNGTLKFCGFEKVDYKNLYAVPAVSDDKRKQMLQEVSKMVADHIAMKMADKV from the coding sequence ATGAAGGCGTTGATTGTGTTTGCCCATCCCAATCCCAACAGCTATAACGCCGCTGTTCTGGAAACGGTAAAAAAAGCCCTGGAGCAGCAGAAGGTGTCCTATGAAATCAAAGATCTCTACCGGATGAACTGGAATCCGCTGCTATCTACAGAAGACCTGCAAAAGGTTTACCAGGGCCAGGTTCCCGCGGATATAGCCGGGGAACAGGAAGCAGTGCGGCAGGCAGATACTCTGGTATTTATTTATCCCATCTGGTGGTTTGAACAGCCTGCTATTCTAAAAGGATGGATAGACAGGGTACTGTCCCACGGGTTTGCTTACAGGCAAACAGAACAGGGGATGGTTGAAGGACTGTTGAAAGGAAAATCGGCAATGGTTATAACTACTTCCGGCGCCGATGAAGAAAACATGAGGAAAAACGGTATCCTGGATGCGATAAATACCTGCATGGTTAACGGAACCTTAAAATTCTGCGGTTTTGAAAAAGTAGATTACAAAAACCTGTACGCGGTTCCGGCTGTCAGTGATGACAAGAGGAAACAGATGCTGCAGGAAGTATCTAAAATGGTAGCAGACCATATTGCTATGAAGATGGCCGACAAGGTTTAA